One region of Flavobacterium sp. GSB-24 genomic DNA includes:
- a CDS encoding catalase: MKNFQDEKQRDLSINKSDGTNKFLTTDQGLRINDDNNSLKAGERGPSLLEDFILREKITHFDHERIPERIVHARGSGAHGFFEVTNPIPELTKAGFLKAKGLKTPVFARFSTVAGSRGSTDLARDARGFAVKFYTQEGIYDLVANNIPVFFIQDAAKFPDLIHAVKPEPHNEMPQAASAHDTFWDFISLMPESMHMIMWVMSDRAIPRSYRMMEGFGVHTFRLINEREESVFVKFHWKPKLGTHAVAWDEAQKISGKNPDFHREDLWEAIEMGNFPEWELGVQVIPAEDENKYEFDLLDPTKLVPEELVPVTIVGRMVLNKNPDNFFAETEQIAFHPGHIVPGIDFSNDPLLQGRLFSYTDTQLSRLGSPNFHEIPINRSVAPVHNNQRDGHMRQEINKGRVSYHPNSLGGGCPYQAKIEQGGFASFNERVDAHKVRERSESFNDHFGQAKLFFNSQTPEEKSHIVKALRFELGKVETTAIRVRMLGLLSQIDTTLAEKVALGLGATVPPILETPINKGVSPENEGGPQEPQTVESSVSASEALSMIKNPTNSPTIASRKVAIICSDGVSEAAVLNMKKALKKEDAKGCIIAPHLGSIITDSDGAIAAEFSFLTASSVLFDAVYIPHGLGLNALAENEDLLEFVNDAYKHCKVIGADGEASEIISSAPFASKITNDDAGIIITSDVATEGFAQDFIAAMTMHRFWQREPNLYN, from the coding sequence ATGAAAAATTTTCAAGACGAAAAACAACGCGATTTATCAATCAACAAATCAGATGGCACAAACAAATTTCTAACCACAGATCAAGGCCTTCGAATTAATGATGATAACAACTCGCTGAAAGCTGGAGAAAGAGGACCTTCTCTACTCGAGGATTTCATACTAAGGGAAAAAATAACGCATTTTGACCACGAAAGAATTCCAGAAAGAATTGTTCACGCACGAGGTTCAGGAGCACATGGTTTTTTTGAAGTAACCAATCCAATTCCAGAATTAACTAAAGCAGGTTTTCTTAAAGCAAAAGGTCTTAAAACGCCTGTATTTGCAAGATTTTCTACCGTTGCAGGATCAAGAGGCTCTACAGATCTTGCTAGAGACGCCAGAGGTTTCGCAGTTAAATTTTATACTCAAGAAGGTATTTATGATTTAGTTGCAAACAACATTCCTGTGTTTTTTATACAAGATGCCGCTAAATTTCCCGATCTTATTCACGCAGTAAAACCAGAACCTCATAATGAAATGCCGCAAGCTGCATCTGCGCATGATACTTTTTGGGATTTCATTTCATTAATGCCAGAATCCATGCACATGATCATGTGGGTAATGTCTGATCGCGCCATTCCGAGAAGTTATAGAATGATGGAAGGTTTTGGAGTGCACACGTTCAGATTGATCAACGAAAGAGAAGAATCTGTTTTTGTGAAATTTCACTGGAAACCTAAATTAGGAACTCACGCTGTTGCTTGGGATGAAGCGCAAAAAATTTCAGGAAAAAACCCAGATTTTCACAGAGAAGATCTTTGGGAAGCAATTGAAATGGGTAATTTCCCAGAATGGGAATTAGGCGTTCAGGTAATTCCTGCTGAAGATGAAAATAAGTATGAATTTGATCTTCTTGACCCAACAAAATTAGTTCCTGAAGAATTAGTTCCGGTAACTATTGTCGGCCGAATGGTTCTGAACAAAAATCCAGATAATTTCTTCGCAGAAACAGAACAAATTGCTTTTCACCCGGGTCATATTGTACCAGGAATTGATTTTAGTAATGATCCTCTTTTACAAGGACGCTTATTTTCGTATACCGATACACAGCTTTCTAGATTAGGAAGTCCAAATTTTCATGAAATCCCAATTAACAGAAGTGTCGCTCCAGTTCACAATAATCAACGTGACGGACATATGCGTCAGGAAATTAATAAAGGTCGCGTAAGTTATCATCCTAATTCGCTTGGCGGCGGCTGTCCTTATCAAGCAAAAATTGAACAAGGCGGTTTTGCAAGTTTTAATGAACGAGTTGATGCGCATAAAGTAAGAGAAAGAAGCGAGAGCTTCAATGATCATTTTGGGCAGGCAAAATTATTTTTTAACAGCCAAACCCCAGAAGAAAAAAGCCATATTGTAAAAGCATTGCGTTTTGAACTTGGGAAAGTAGAAACTACTGCCATAAGAGTTAGAATGTTAGGACTGCTTTCGCAAATTGATACCACTCTTGCTGAAAAAGTGGCTCTTGGACTTGGAGCTACTGTTCCGCCAATTTTGGAAACGCCGATTAATAAAGGTGTATCTCCTGAAAACGAAGGCGGTCCTCAAGAACCTCAAACTGTAGAATCTAGTGTTTCTGCTTCAGAAGCATTGAGCATGATTAAAAATCCAACAAATTCACCAACAATTGCTTCTAGAAAAGTAGCCATTATTTGTTCTGATGGCGTTTCTGAAGCTGCTGTTCTGAATATGAAAAAAGCACTTAAAAAAGAAGACGCTAAGGGATGTATTATTGCGCCACATTTAGGGTCAATTATAACTGATTCTGATGGTGCAATTGCTGCCGAATTTAGTTTTTTAACGGCTTCATCGGTATTATTTGATGCTGTTTACATTCCACACGGATTAGGATTAAATGCATTGGCAGAAAATGAAGATCTTCTAGAATTCGTTAATGACGCTTACAAACACTGTAAAGTTATTGGAGCAGATGGCGAAGCATCAGAAATCATCAGCAGCGCACCTTTTGCTTCAAAAATCACAAATGATGACGCTGGAATTATTATAACAAGCGATGTAGCAACTGAAGGATTTGCTCAAGATTTTATCGCTGCAATGACAATGCATCGTTTTTGGCAGCGTGAACCAAACTTATACAATTAA
- a CDS encoding ferritin-like domain-containing protein — translation MKNSEKPIENKAAKNNKNFVEPASDAATELKDLFINSLKDIYWAENALVGALPKMADNATDPGLASAVLEHLDVTKNQVKRLEQVFDLLGEKAEGKKCEAMAGLLKEGDSILLETTPGAVRDAGIIAASQKIEHYEIATYGTLVAFAKTLGENDAAKLLTQTLAEEKEADCILNDVALNAVNIVAAE, via the coding sequence ATGAAAAATTCAGAAAAACCTATAGAAAACAAAGCAGCAAAAAATAACAAGAATTTTGTTGAACCTGCATCAGACGCTGCAACAGAATTGAAAGATCTTTTTATTAACAGTCTTAAAGACATTTACTGGGCTGAAAATGCATTAGTAGGTGCTCTTCCAAAAATGGCTGACAACGCTACTGATCCAGGGCTTGCTAGTGCTGTATTAGAACATCTTGATGTCACAAAAAACCAAGTTAAAAGATTAGAACAAGTTTTTGATCTTTTAGGTGAAAAAGCCGAAGGAAAAAAATGTGAAGCAATGGCTGGACTTCTTAAAGAAGGAGACAGCATTCTTTTAGAAACTACTCCTGGAGCGGTGAGAGATGCTGGAATAATTGCCGCATCGCAAAAAATAGAACATTATGAAATTGCAACATACGGAACCTTAGTCGCTTTTGCCAAAACGCTGGGAGAGAATGATGCTGCAAAATTATTAACGCAAACTCTTGCAGAAGAAAAAGAAGCTGACTGCATACTGAATGATGTAGCTTTAAATGCAGTTAATATTGTAGCAGCCGAATAA
- a CDS encoding ATP-binding protein, which produces MKEIVKINLDNEMDLILAHKRSMKIAEMCGMPLQAQTRFSTAVSEVARCSIANGKNSVLVLGINIIRATQKEILAVLTDEVDLKKCNPEAYKYAAKISGNIEYIYTDNHSKTTLSHQVPSPGLLSDAKIKTLVDYFKYEPPISAYDEIRKKNIELVALSEKLGESENRYRKLVDTIPVLICIVNDRNNVLLSNNAFEAYLTAPFSSFDKKSISTFIHDDDIDLLIEGWSRAKKIRGDFSADIRIKKDDYYIWHNVSIIPNKSEDGSFSSWLIYFVNNNAQKMIVEALKDNSELKEIQLELESANSKLKFKNKELEQFAFIASHDLQEPLRKIMIMLSRASEHLTEEQKQLYYFDKITSAAGRLSNLISDVLNYSRINNHDKFIGKVDLNEVISETLDDLSLIIEEKNAIVNVNVLPTVTGLEPQLRQLFYNLINNALKFNTLQPAVTISYQEISASSERSFDQAAPVGNFHVISIADNGIGMNNEYSSRIFDMFQRLHQRDQYGGNGIGLALCRRIIENHNGIINFTSIPEEGTTFWIYLPV; this is translated from the coding sequence ATGAAGGAAATTGTAAAAATTAATCTTGATAATGAAATGGACCTTATACTGGCCCATAAGCGTTCAATGAAAATTGCGGAAATGTGTGGCATGCCTTTACAGGCTCAAACCAGATTTTCGACAGCAGTTTCAGAAGTAGCAAGATGTTCCATAGCTAATGGAAAAAACTCTGTACTGGTATTAGGAATTAATATTATCAGAGCTACTCAAAAAGAGATATTGGCTGTTCTTACGGATGAGGTTGATCTGAAAAAATGCAATCCCGAGGCGTATAAATATGCAGCCAAAATATCTGGAAATATAGAATATATTTATACAGATAACCATTCAAAAACCACTCTCAGTCATCAAGTGCCTTCACCAGGACTTCTTTCAGATGCAAAAATAAAGACATTGGTAGACTACTTTAAATACGAACCGCCAATATCTGCTTATGATGAAATCAGAAAAAAGAATATTGAGCTTGTAGCACTTTCCGAAAAGCTTGGAGAAAGTGAAAATCGCTATAGAAAATTAGTTGACACTATTCCTGTTTTAATCTGTATTGTAAATGACCGCAATAATGTACTGCTTTCAAATAATGCCTTCGAAGCCTATTTAACAGCACCTTTTAGTTCTTTTGATAAAAAAAGCATAAGTACTTTTATACATGATGATGATATAGATCTTTTGATTGAAGGATGGAGCAGAGCCAAAAAGATTAGAGGAGATTTTTCGGCAGATATTAGAATTAAAAAAGATGATTATTATATCTGGCATAATGTTTCTATTATACCTAATAAATCTGAAGATGGTTCTTTTAGCAGCTGGCTTATTTATTTTGTAAATAATAATGCTCAGAAAATGATTGTTGAAGCCCTAAAAGACAATTCAGAATTAAAGGAGATTCAGCTTGAGCTCGAAAGTGCAAATTCAAAATTAAAATTCAAAAATAAAGAGCTGGAGCAATTTGCTTTTATAGCCAGTCATGACCTGCAGGAACCACTTCGAAAAATTATGATCATGCTGTCACGCGCATCAGAACATCTGACTGAAGAGCAGAAACAACTGTATTATTTTGATAAAATAACCTCTGCTGCGGGCCGATTGTCCAATTTAATATCAGATGTACTGAATTACTCGCGTATTAATAATCATGACAAATTTATTGGCAAAGTTGATCTTAATGAAGTCATCTCAGAAACTTTAGATGATTTAAGCCTGATTATCGAAGAAAAAAATGCAATTGTAAACGTAAATGTGCTTCCAACTGTGACTGGGCTTGAACCTCAGCTTCGTCAGTTATTTTATAATTTGATAAATAATGCGTTAAAATTTAATACTTTACAACCAGCGGTAACTATATCTTATCAAGAAATCTCAGCTAGCAGCGAAAGATCTTTTGATCAGGCTGCTCCTGTAGGTAACTTTCACGTAATCTCGATTGCAGATAATGGTATCGGAATGAATAATGAATATTCAAGCCGTATTTTTGATATGTTCCAGCGTCTGCACCAAAGAGATCAGTATGGCGGAAATGGTATAGGTCTTGCTCTCTGCAGACGTATTATTGAAAATCATAACGGAATTATTAACTTCACCAGTATTCCTGAAGAAGGAACAACTTTTTGGATTTATCTGCCTGTTTAA